From one Planococcus citri chromosome 3, ihPlaCitr1.1, whole genome shotgun sequence genomic stretch:
- the LOC135840691 gene encoding uncharacterized protein LOC135840691, protein MADINVAVFIESPYVKSFLFECSKYWASEGDRVCYISNVEQQDLPPHIQGASTNSDMYLEFVNISFVTAPNAESLMNFLINLQKSPHVPRVLVVEDITGYMSTSDSTEQNFLLLCALLKHISVTCSKFHKSSVFLILSMKFVPEKLNVINFILNPGKIWKTVSGPCDNSNSDVKHFTLQEISTNPLNNTSRTLEFSLIKKTEDQLLRLNNIKDLFEESCNFNNKIF, encoded by the exons ATGGCAGATATTAACGTTGCTGTGTTCATCGAATCTCCATACGTAAAATCTTTCCTGTTTGAA TGCAGCAAGTATTGGGCCTCCGAAGGTGACCGCGTATGTTACATTTCCAACGTCGAACAACAAGACTTACCTCCTCATATTCAAGGAGCAAGCACCAACTCAGATATGTACCTCGAATTCGTGAATATTTCTTTCGT AACTGCGCCGAATGCTGAAAGTCTGATGAATTTCTTAATAAACTTACAAAAATCTCCTCATGTTCCTAGAGTACTAGTCGTGGAAGATATTACCGGATACATGAGTACGTCCGATTCAACGGAGCAAAATTTTCTCTTGCTGTGCGCATTATTGAAACATATTTCTGTAACGTGTTCTAAATTTCACAAAAGTTctgtatttttaatattatcCATGAAGTTCGTACCGGAAAAATTGAAcgtcattaattttattttaaatcctggtaaaatttggaaaactgtATCAGGTCCTTGTGATAATAGTAATAGCGACGTAAAACATTTCACTTTACAAGAGATCTCAACTAATCCTTTGAATAATACTAGTAGAACTTTGGAATTTTCGTTGATTAAAAAGACTGAAGATCAACTTTTACGCCTCAATAATATTAAAGATTTATTCGAGGAAAgttgtaattttaataataaaatattttag